The Zonotrichia albicollis isolate bZonAlb1 chromosome 6, bZonAlb1.hap1, whole genome shotgun sequence genome window below encodes:
- the IFITM10 gene encoding interferon-induced transmembrane protein 10 isoform X2 → MVSPVVAGRAERGDAAAATTERTQDPPLGPPCPFEGVAWTPRPPQGPPQGCFACIAKPPALRQASPVLSPSSAVYLMESKSCKGDSLRPAVPCKHSVEKKTMTNPTTVIEIYPDTTEVNDYYLWSIFNFVYLNFCCLGFIALAYSLKVRDKKLLNDLNGAVEDAKTARLFNITSSALATFCIILIFIFLRYPLTDY, encoded by the exons atgGTTTCCCCGGTGGTGGCTGGAAG GGCAGAGCGCGGTGACGCCGCGGCAGCCACCACGGAGAGGACACAGGACCCCCCCCTGGGCCCGCCATGCCCCTTTGAGGGGGTGGCCTGGACCCCGAGACCCCCGCAGGGCCCCCCGCAGGGCTGCTTCGCCTGCATCGCCAAGCCCCCGGCTCTCCGGCAAGCTTCGCCCGTCCTGTCTCCCTCTTCTGCCGTTTATCTCATGGAGAGCAAGAGCTGCAAAGGGGACAGCCTGCGGCCAGCGGTCCCGTGCAAGCACTCGGTGGAGAAGAAGACGATGACCAACCCCACCACTGTCATCGAAATCTACCCCGACACCACCGAGGTGAACGACTACTATCTCTGGTCCATCTTCAACTTTGTATACCTCAACTTCTGCTGCCTCGGCTTCATCGCCTTGGCCTATTCATTGAAA GTCCGGGATAAGAAACTCCTCAATGACTTAAATGGAGCAGTTGAAGATGCCAAGACAGCCCGGCTTTTTAACATCACCAGCTCAGCCCTTGCCACCTTCTGCATCATCCTTATCTTCATCTTCCTGCGATACCCTCTCACTGACTACTGA
- the IFITM10 gene encoding interferon-induced transmembrane protein 10 isoform X1, with the protein MGAPLPALPSSLNSSAEEAEPEAVLSRICSDSPHPSLAERGDAAAATTERTQDPPLGPPCPFEGVAWTPRPPQGPPQGCFACIAKPPALRQASPVLSPSSAVYLMESKSCKGDSLRPAVPCKHSVEKKTMTNPTTVIEIYPDTTEVNDYYLWSIFNFVYLNFCCLGFIALAYSLKVRDKKLLNDLNGAVEDAKTARLFNITSSALATFCIILIFIFLRYPLTDY; encoded by the exons ATGGGTGCCCCCCTCCCCgccctcccctcctccctcaACTCCAGCGCCGAGGAAGCCGAGCCGGAGGCAGTGCTGAGCCGGATATGCAGCGACTCCCCGCATCCCTCCTT GGCAGAGCGCGGTGACGCCGCGGCAGCCACCACGGAGAGGACACAGGACCCCCCCCTGGGCCCGCCATGCCCCTTTGAGGGGGTGGCCTGGACCCCGAGACCCCCGCAGGGCCCCCCGCAGGGCTGCTTCGCCTGCATCGCCAAGCCCCCGGCTCTCCGGCAAGCTTCGCCCGTCCTGTCTCCCTCTTCTGCCGTTTATCTCATGGAGAGCAAGAGCTGCAAAGGGGACAGCCTGCGGCCAGCGGTCCCGTGCAAGCACTCGGTGGAGAAGAAGACGATGACCAACCCCACCACTGTCATCGAAATCTACCCCGACACCACCGAGGTGAACGACTACTATCTCTGGTCCATCTTCAACTTTGTATACCTCAACTTCTGCTGCCTCGGCTTCATCGCCTTGGCCTATTCATTGAAA GTCCGGGATAAGAAACTCCTCAATGACTTAAATGGAGCAGTTGAAGATGCCAAGACAGCCCGGCTTTTTAACATCACCAGCTCAGCCCTTGCCACCTTCTGCATCATCCTTATCTTCATCTTCCTGCGATACCCTCTCACTGACTACTGA